In the genome of Actinobacillus lignieresii, the window TTCATATTTAAGACAAGATATAAGGAATCATAAATGGCTCAATCTATTGAAGCGACATTAGCCGAATTGAAACGCGGTGTTGAAAATATTTATTCTGAAGAAGATTTAATTGAAAAGTTAAAGGAAAATCGTCCGTTACGCATTAAATTAGGCGCAGACCCTACAGCACCCGATATTCACTTAGGTCATACCGTTGTTTTAAATAAGCTCCGCCAATTCCAACAACTTGGTCATGAAGTGATTTTCTTAATCGGTGATTTTACCGGGATGGTCGGCGATCCGTCGGGCAAAAACTCAACTCGCCCGCCGCTCACTCGTGAAGACGTGTTACGCAATGCGGAAACCTATAAACAACAATTATTCAAAATCTTAGATCCGAATAAAACGCGTGTGGTCTTCAACTCCGAATGGTTGGGTAAATTAGGGACGGAAGGTATGATTCGCCTTGCCTCTAATTACACGGTTGCCCGTATGCTTGAGCGTGACGATTTCAAAAAACGTTTTACCAATAATCAATCTATTGCAATCCACGAATTTATTTATCCGTTACTCCAAGGTCATGATTCTGTTGCGTTAGAAGCGGATATTGAGTTAGGCGGTACCGATCAAACCTTTAACTTATTAGTCGGTCGTGAGTTACAAAAATCAGCAGGTCAAAAACCGCAGGTAGCAATGACATTACCGTTACTTGTCGGCTTAGACGGCGAGAAAAAAATGTCGAAATCACTCGGTAACTATATCGGTGTAACCGATGCGCCGAGCGATATGTTCGGTAAAGTGATGTCAATTTCAGACGAGTTAATGTGGGATTGGTACAACTTACTTTCATTCCGTCCGTTAGACGAAATCGCTCAATTGAAAGCGGACGTTGCGGCAGGTAAAAACCCGCGTGATGTGAAGATTCTTTTAGCGAAAGAGTTAATTGCTCGTTTCCACGATCAAGCGGCGGCGGATGCGGCGGAACAAGAGTTCATCAACCGTTTCCAAAAAGGCGCAATCCCGGATGAAATGCCAGAATTTACCTTTGAAGGCGAAATCGGTTTAGCGACTTTATTAAAAGAAGCCGGTTTAGTCGCATCAACTTCCGAGGCGATTCGTTCCGCACAACAAGGCGGGGTAAAAATCGACGGCGAAAAAGTAGAAGACGTTCGTCAAAACGCACAACAGGGTACGTTCGTTTACCAAGTCGGTAAACGTAAATTCGCCCGTGTAACGGTTAAATAAGTCTTAGATATAAACGAAAAGGAAG includes:
- the tyrS gene encoding tyrosine--tRNA ligase, translated to MAQSIEATLAELKRGVENIYSEEDLIEKLKENRPLRIKLGADPTAPDIHLGHTVVLNKLRQFQQLGHEVIFLIGDFTGMVGDPSGKNSTRPPLTREDVLRNAETYKQQLFKILDPNKTRVVFNSEWLGKLGTEGMIRLASNYTVARMLERDDFKKRFTNNQSIAIHEFIYPLLQGHDSVALEADIELGGTDQTFNLLVGRELQKSAGQKPQVAMTLPLLVGLDGEKKMSKSLGNYIGVTDAPSDMFGKVMSISDELMWDWYNLLSFRPLDEIAQLKADVAAGKNPRDVKILLAKELIARFHDQAAADAAEQEFINRFQKGAIPDEMPEFTFEGEIGLATLLKEAGLVASTSEAIRSAQQGGVKIDGEKVEDVRQNAQQGTFVYQVGKRKFARVTVK